A genomic region of Streptomyces sp. R33 contains the following coding sequences:
- a CDS encoding ATP-grasp domain-containing protein — protein sequence MGRSRYLHAVHPGPAGGLDPEAPETLLECLVGVSERIGRPAVLVAMDDLSAIAVARIAPMLDGRFRIPHQPDGLPARVADKAELALLCARWDIPHPETVIPASGAEAAEAAWRLGLPAVAKWSRPWLLPPGGGLRSTTLVHTAAEARRLYERTAEAGSRLLLQRFLPAGTDTDWFFHGAFARGGHPLLAGSGRKELSWPVRTGLTAVGRWLPDPAVEEAGLRLAERLGYQGILDLDFRRDEQGCFRLVDFNPRPGAQFRLFTDAGGLDVVQAMYLDLTGQRVPEPAGGPGRVFVAENYALLASLRGRRLPWRSPARPPLPSPSAPEDAGPGQDRAAGGGPGRLVRPVRVAPRAERGRVEAAWFAADDPMPFLGMLAAFLGRGAAKGVRALRGVPAHGRRTARAVVRAPRQRARDLTPPTAPAEPDELVTR from the coding sequence ATGGGGCGCTCGCGCTACCTGCACGCCGTGCATCCCGGACCGGCCGGCGGGCTGGACCCGGAGGCTCCGGAGACGCTGCTGGAGTGCCTGGTCGGGGTGTCGGAGCGGATCGGCAGGCCGGCGGTGCTCGTCGCGATGGACGACCTGAGCGCCATCGCCGTCGCGCGGATCGCACCGATGCTGGACGGGCGGTTCCGGATCCCCCATCAGCCCGACGGGCTGCCGGCGCGGGTGGCGGACAAGGCCGAGCTGGCGCTGCTGTGCGCACGCTGGGACATCCCGCACCCGGAGACGGTGATCCCGGCGAGCGGGGCGGAGGCGGCGGAGGCCGCGTGGCGCCTCGGCCTGCCGGCGGTCGCCAAGTGGAGCCGGCCCTGGCTGCTGCCCCCGGGCGGCGGGCTGCGCAGCACCACGCTCGTGCACACCGCCGCCGAGGCGCGCCGCCTTTACGAGCGCACGGCGGAGGCCGGGAGCCGGCTGCTGCTCCAGCGGTTCCTGCCGGCCGGGACGGACACCGACTGGTTCTTCCACGGAGCCTTCGCCCGGGGCGGGCACCCGCTGCTGGCGGGGTCGGGCCGCAAGGAGCTGTCCTGGCCCGTACGGACGGGGCTGACGGCGGTGGGGCGCTGGCTGCCGGATCCGGCGGTGGAGGAGGCGGGGCTGCGGCTCGCCGAACGGCTGGGCTACCAGGGGATCCTGGACCTGGACTTCCGCCGGGACGAGCAGGGCTGTTTCCGGCTGGTGGACTTCAACCCCCGGCCGGGCGCACAGTTCCGGCTGTTCACGGATGCGGGCGGGCTGGACGTGGTCCAGGCGATGTACCTGGATCTGACGGGGCAACGGGTCCCGGAGCCCGCGGGCGGTCCGGGCCGGGTGTTCGTCGCGGAGAACTACGCCCTGCTGGCGTCGCTCCGCGGCCGCCGGCTCCCGTGGCGGTCCCCGGCCCGCCCGCCGCTCCCGTCCCCCTCGGCACCCGAAGACGCCGGGCCGGGGCAGGACCGCGCCGCGGGCGGCGGGCCCGGGCGGCTGGTGCGGCCGGTGCGGGTGGCGCCGCGGGCGGAGCGGGGGCGGGTGGAAGCGGCCTGGTTCGCCGCCGACGACCCGATGCCCTTCCTCGGGATGCTCGCCGCGTTCCTGGGCCGGGGCGCGGCGAAGGGGGTGCGCGCGCTGCGCGGCGTACCGGCACACGGCCGCCGTACGGCCCGGGCCGTGGTCCGCGCCCCGCGCCAGCGCGCCCGCGACCTGACCCCGCCGACCGCTCCTGCCGAACCGGACGAACTGGTGACCCGATGA
- a CDS encoding NAD(P)-binding domain-containing protein: protein MDDLVVVGAGPYGLSIAAHAAAAGLGVRVLGRPMASWRDHMPEGMYLKSEPWSSNLSAPGGRHTLAAYCATRGLAAEHGSPLPIGTFSSYGMWFARRAAPEVEEVTVTEVSPQGDGFLVRTAEGPPLLARTVAIAVGVMPFVHFPEALRDLPPGHCSHSSGHRDLARFAGREVAVVGAGQAALETAALLAENGARPCLVARRSRLNWNTVPQPLERPALRALRDPHSGLGTGWRSWVWSELPWAVRRLPAPTRERIAATALGPAGAWWLRDRFERSVPVLLGHRLHRAVPVGGRTRLGLTTAAGESVVLDVAHVVAATGFAPHLDRLELLDARLRAVLGTVGDSGTPELSAGFESSWPGLFFAGLLTAPSFGPSMRFVHGAGFTAGRLVGGVRKRLGARGRPTGSAGTVRPDRAGAGHPKTSLR, encoded by the coding sequence GTGGACGATCTCGTCGTGGTCGGCGCCGGGCCGTACGGGCTGTCGATCGCCGCGCACGCGGCGGCGGCGGGTCTCGGAGTACGGGTGCTCGGACGGCCCATGGCCTCGTGGCGGGACCACATGCCCGAGGGCATGTACCTGAAGTCGGAGCCCTGGTCCTCCAACCTGTCCGCGCCCGGCGGCCGGCACACCCTCGCCGCCTACTGCGCCACCCGCGGGCTGGCGGCCGAGCACGGCAGCCCGCTCCCGATCGGCACCTTCAGCTCGTACGGCATGTGGTTCGCCCGCCGCGCCGCGCCCGAGGTGGAGGAGGTGACGGTCACCGAGGTCAGCCCGCAGGGCGACGGGTTCCTGGTCCGCACCGCCGAGGGGCCGCCGCTGCTCGCCCGTACGGTCGCGATCGCCGTCGGGGTGATGCCGTTCGTGCACTTCCCCGAGGCGCTGCGGGATCTGCCCCCCGGGCACTGCTCGCACAGCAGCGGCCACCGCGACCTGGCCCGGTTCGCCGGCCGCGAGGTCGCGGTGGTCGGGGCCGGGCAGGCGGCCCTAGAGACCGCCGCCCTGCTGGCCGAGAACGGGGCCCGGCCCTGTCTCGTCGCCCGCCGGTCCCGGCTGAACTGGAACACCGTGCCCCAGCCGCTGGAGCGCCCGGCCCTGCGCGCCCTGCGCGATCCGCACAGCGGCCTCGGCACCGGCTGGCGCAGCTGGGTGTGGTCGGAGCTGCCCTGGGCGGTGCGCCGGCTGCCCGCTCCGACCCGGGAGCGGATCGCCGCGACCGCGCTCGGGCCCGCCGGGGCCTGGTGGCTGCGGGACCGCTTCGAGCGGAGCGTCCCGGTGCTGCTGGGGCACCGGCTGCACCGGGCGGTGCCGGTGGGCGGGCGGACCCGGCTCGGGCTGACCACCGCGGCCGGGGAGTCCGTCGTACTGGACGTCGCGCACGTCGTCGCGGCCACCGGGTTCGCCCCGCACCTGGACCGGCTGGAGCTGCTGGACGCCCGGCTGCGTGCCGTCCTCGGCACCGTCGGGGACAGCGGCACGCCGGAGCTCAGTGCCGGTTTCGAGTCCTCCTGGCCCGGGCTGTTCTTCGCGGGGCTGCTGACGGCTCCCTCATTCGGCCCTTCCATGCGATTCGTGCACGGTGCGGGGTTCACGGCGGGGAGACTGGTCGGAGGAGTCCGAAAGCGCCTCGGCGCCCGGGGCAGGCCGACGGGCTCCGCCGGGACCGTACGGCCAGACCGGGCCGGTGCCGGGCATCCGAAGACGTCTCTGCGGTGA
- a CDS encoding SpoIIE family protein phosphatase: MAAAERDRSEQGRRDPATGPGERLALNGMGSFEWDLDTGTLLLDEAGLVVFDLEREEFGDTPEGLGLRIPADDGARLAESTQAALDGGAETYGAYFTVQRRDGVDQWTHTQGRILRDAGGRPLRIVGIVRDATAELAHATILRKLESARAQQATIVQRTTEALSRAVTVDDVTATLTGAGALERLGADGLALGLVENGAIKIIALSGESLEILSERKFTRLDGSLPLSQAVLTRKARFVTSLAELAGEFPLLADYLRRIRFDAAAYLPLIAQAKAIGGLVLFYRRRSDFSPEERNLCLGLAGIVAQSLQRALLFDQEREFATGLQASMLPRRIPEISGGEIAVRYHSAWSGREVGGDWYDVIALPRDRVGIVVGDVQGHDTHAAAIMGQLRIALRAYAGEGHAPSTVLARASRFLAELDTERFATCMYAQVDLETGGVRAVRAGHLGPLIRHTDGRTGWPNVRGGLPLGLASVFEQEDFPETRLDLVPGETLVLCTDGLVEEPGTAITQGMEALAHAVRSGPQEAGALADHLSDRLWERWGSGDDVALLVLRRAPDPGTHRAPRIHQYIHQADPEGLSEARYALRQALRDWGMPELADDVELAAGELLVNALLHTDGGAVLTMEVLPEPVRRIRLWVKDRSSVWPRRRTPGEAATTGRGLLLVDALATHWGVESRGDGKAVWCEFDVAGSVRSMG; this comes from the coding sequence GTGGCAGCGGCGGAGCGCGACAGATCCGAGCAGGGCCGGCGGGACCCTGCGACCGGGCCCGGGGAGCGGCTCGCGCTCAACGGCATGGGCAGCTTCGAGTGGGACCTGGACACCGGGACGCTGTTGCTGGACGAGGCCGGGCTCGTGGTCTTCGACCTCGAGCGGGAGGAGTTCGGCGACACCCCGGAGGGGCTGGGGCTGCGGATCCCCGCCGACGACGGTGCACGGCTGGCGGAGTCCACGCAGGCCGCCCTGGACGGCGGCGCCGAGACGTACGGGGCGTACTTCACGGTGCAGCGGCGCGACGGCGTCGACCAGTGGACGCACACGCAGGGGCGGATCCTGCGGGACGCCGGCGGGCGGCCCCTGCGGATCGTCGGGATCGTGCGGGACGCGACCGCCGAGCTCGCGCACGCCACCATCCTGCGGAAGCTGGAGTCCGCGCGGGCCCAGCAGGCCACGATCGTGCAGCGGACGACGGAGGCCCTGTCGCGGGCGGTGACCGTCGACGACGTCACGGCCACGCTGACCGGGGCCGGAGCCCTGGAGCGGCTCGGCGCGGACGGGCTGGCCCTGGGGCTGGTCGAGAACGGCGCCATCAAGATCATCGCGCTGAGCGGGGAGTCGCTGGAGATCCTCAGCGAGCGCAAGTTCACTCGGCTGGACGGCTCGCTGCCGCTGTCGCAGGCGGTGCTCACCCGCAAGGCGCGCTTCGTCACCTCCCTCGCCGAGCTGGCGGGCGAGTTCCCGCTGCTCGCGGACTACCTGCGCCGGATCCGCTTCGATGCCGCCGCCTATCTGCCGCTGATCGCACAGGCCAAGGCCATCGGCGGGCTCGTGCTGTTCTACCGGCGGCGCAGCGATTTCAGCCCGGAGGAGCGCAACCTGTGCCTGGGCCTGGCCGGCATCGTGGCGCAGTCCCTCCAGCGTGCGCTCCTGTTCGACCAGGAGCGGGAGTTCGCGACCGGCCTGCAGGCCTCCATGCTCCCGCGCCGGATCCCGGAGATCAGCGGCGGCGAGATCGCGGTGCGCTACCACTCCGCGTGGAGCGGGCGGGAGGTCGGTGGTGACTGGTACGACGTGATCGCGCTGCCCCGCGACCGGGTCGGCATCGTCGTGGGCGACGTACAGGGCCACGACACGCACGCCGCGGCGATCATGGGCCAGCTGCGGATCGCGCTGCGCGCGTACGCAGGGGAGGGGCATGCTCCGTCGACCGTGCTGGCCCGGGCCTCGCGCTTCCTGGCCGAGCTCGACACCGAGCGCTTCGCGACCTGCATGTACGCACAGGTGGACCTGGAGACCGGCGGCGTACGGGCGGTCCGCGCGGGCCATCTCGGGCCGCTGATCCGGCACACCGACGGGCGTACGGGCTGGCCCAACGTACGCGGCGGGCTGCCGCTCGGCCTGGCCTCGGTCTTCGAGCAGGAGGACTTCCCCGAGACCCGGCTCGACCTGGTCCCCGGGGAGACGCTGGTGCTGTGCACCGACGGCCTGGTGGAGGAGCCCGGTACGGCCATCACCCAGGGCATGGAGGCCCTGGCGCACGCCGTGCGCAGCGGGCCGCAGGAGGCGGGGGCGCTCGCCGACCACCTCTCGGACCGGCTCTGGGAGCGATGGGGCTCCGGCGACGACGTGGCCCTGCTGGTGCTGCGCCGGGCCCCCGACCCGGGCACCCACCGGGCCCCGCGGATCCACCAGTACATCCACCAGGCGGACCCGGAGGGGCTCTCGGAAGCCCGCTACGCCCTGCGCCAGGCGCTGCGCGACTGGGGCATGCCGGAGCTCGCCGACGACGTGGAACTGGCGGCCGGGGAGCTGCTGGTCAACGCCCTGCTGCACACGGACGGCGGGGCGGTGCTGACCATGGAGGTGCTGCCGGAGCCGGTCCGGCGGATCCGGCTGTGGGTGAAGGACCGTTCCAGCGTCTGGCCGCGCCGGCGCACCCCGGGCGAGGCCGCCACCACCGGGCGCGGACTGCTGCTGGTGGACGCGCTGGCCACGCACTGGGGAGTGGAGTCCCGGGGTGACGGCAAGGCCGTGTGGTGCGAGTTCGACGTCGCGGGCAGCGTCCGGAGCATGGGGTGA
- a CDS encoding DUF6299 family protein: MRVSTRRLAVTALSALAAATVFTTPAGARSHGDEISVQEFGHLSHGGRVTLFGTYTCRPSSPRGVQIQVTLVQDGTRLGFGGEEAVCDGYEHDWSASAPLDLVHLHPGAAGAEARLQSASLHSGFTLRVSHLAKTEREIRLEEKHH; this comes from the coding sequence ATGCGAGTTTCCACCCGCCGACTGGCCGTCACGGCGCTTTCCGCGCTGGCCGCGGCCACCGTATTCACCACTCCCGCCGGCGCCCGGAGCCACGGCGATGAGATTTCCGTACAGGAATTCGGTCACCTCTCCCACGGCGGCCGCGTCACCCTTTTCGGGACCTACACGTGCCGGCCCTCGTCACCCCGTGGAGTGCAGATCCAGGTCACCCTCGTGCAGGACGGAACCCGCCTGGGCTTCGGCGGCGAGGAGGCCGTCTGCGACGGGTACGAGCACGACTGGTCCGCGTCGGCCCCGCTGGACCTGGTGCACCTGCACCCGGGTGCGGCCGGCGCGGAGGCCAGGCTCCAGTCCGCGAGCCTGCACTCCGGGTTCACCTTGCGCGTGTCCCACCTGGCGAAGACGGAGCGGGAGATCCGGCTGGAGGAGAAGCACCACTGA
- a CDS encoding DUF4352 domain-containing protein, translating into MRQSASVLAAALLPLLLFGATACSGAPEGAALAPAAAPAVPVDDGVPGAEEDPAAAAPGAGQAAARDAHVGDSVRVHGRQVGRHLQAVLTAYVDPAVSVEKNYAPPAGKRWVAASMSFVNVGGASYGALGRMWAYDSAGGRHPVVPTGELTTGKPLVFDSLAVGEQADGWVVFEIPEKARIVRLQYQDANMQANSGEGFWAV; encoded by the coding sequence ATGCGCCAGTCCGCTTCCGTCCTCGCCGCCGCTCTCCTGCCCCTCCTGCTGTTCGGTGCCACGGCCTGTTCCGGCGCCCCCGAGGGGGCCGCGCTCGCCCCGGCCGCGGCGCCCGCCGTCCCGGTGGACGACGGCGTGCCGGGCGCCGAGGAGGATCCGGCGGCCGCGGCCCCGGGGGCGGGCCAGGCCGCCGCGAGGGATGCCCATGTGGGTGACTCCGTACGGGTGCACGGCCGCCAGGTGGGCCGGCACCTGCAGGCCGTGCTCACCGCGTACGTCGACCCCGCGGTCAGCGTGGAGAAGAACTACGCGCCGCCCGCGGGCAAGCGCTGGGTGGCCGCCTCGATGTCGTTCGTCAACGTCGGCGGGGCCTCGTACGGGGCCCTCGGGCGCATGTGGGCGTACGACAGCGCGGGGGGTCGCCACCCGGTGGTGCCGACCGGTGAACTGACCACCGGCAAACCGCTCGTCTTCGATTCCCTCGCCGTGGGTGAGCAGGCCGATGGATGGGTGGTGTTCGAAATCCCGGAAAAGGCGCGCATTGTGCGGCTCCAGTACCAGGACGCGAACATGCAGGCGAATTCCGGAGAGGGATTCTGGGCCGTCTAG
- a CDS encoding DUF5949 family protein: protein MTSTQAEIDRSQLGTLSVLAWIGDPSEGHDIPYLLAYTLGDGPQGREAGEKAARGLLEEIGLPIGDVVMDGTRNPAAFPVQIMLVDNQVALTLPGLNATCTAPAEWVAAANESGQAYFLFATRAWPEAVPGEPVAPETLQEFAGDEAVLTGSAHCVLAVRRLQ from the coding sequence ATGACTTCAACTCAAGCCGAAATCGACCGGTCCCAGCTCGGCACCCTTTCCGTGCTCGCCTGGATCGGCGACCCCTCCGAGGGTCACGACATCCCGTACCTGCTCGCCTATACCCTCGGCGACGGACCGCAGGGGCGGGAGGCCGGCGAGAAGGCCGCCCGCGGGCTGCTGGAGGAGATCGGCCTGCCCATCGGCGACGTGGTCATGGACGGCACCCGCAACCCGGCCGCCTTCCCGGTGCAGATCATGCTGGTGGACAACCAGGTCGCGCTGACGCTGCCCGGGCTGAACGCGACCTGCACCGCCCCGGCCGAGTGGGTCGCCGCGGCGAACGAGAGCGGCCAGGCCTACTTCCTGTTCGCCACGCGTGCCTGGCCCGAGGCCGTCCCGGGGGAGCCGGTCGCGCCGGAGACCCTCCAGGAGTTCGCGGGGGACGAGGCCGTGCTCACGGGCAGCGCCCACTGCGTGCTCGCGGTCCGGCGCCTGCAGTAG
- a CDS encoding cytochrome P450 has protein sequence MAEYGELADPAFWQQPPAARLAAFARLRALESPVYVPEGKGRGHWALVRHADVQEASRLPKVFASAPGVTTPEPARWVRALFGDSMVNLDGADHAQLRKIVQRAFTPRLLAAAEQDIHSVAARIVDDVLEDGPDEFVSAVSSRLPLEVICNMMGIPERYRAEIADRVNHASENIGVERGLASRLRMPGRGLRALAKMQRMVAGIGRERRKNPTDDLISALVTADVDGQALNARQLGAFFSLLMVAGVETTRNAITHGLTLLTDHPDQRDLLLGDFEAYADGAVDEMIRHSTPIIQFRRTVAAEHTLGGHLFRPGDKVVLYYASANRDEAVFPDPDAFDITRSPNPHLGFGGGGPHFCLGAHLARVEMKALFRELLTRPVGLRAVGLPDLAGSNFDNRVRSLRFAFERP, from the coding sequence ATGGCGGAGTACGGGGAGCTCGCCGACCCTGCGTTCTGGCAGCAGCCCCCTGCCGCGCGGCTCGCGGCGTTCGCCCGGCTGCGGGCGCTGGAGTCCCCGGTCTACGTGCCCGAGGGGAAGGGCCGCGGGCACTGGGCCCTCGTGCGCCACGCGGACGTGCAGGAGGCGAGCCGGCTCCCGAAGGTGTTCGCCAGCGCGCCCGGGGTGACCACCCCCGAGCCGGCCCGGTGGGTGCGGGCGCTGTTCGGGGACTCGATGGTCAACCTGGACGGCGCCGACCACGCGCAGCTGCGCAAGATCGTGCAGCGGGCGTTCACGCCGCGGCTGCTGGCGGCGGCCGAGCAGGACATCCACTCGGTGGCGGCCCGGATCGTGGACGACGTACTGGAGGACGGGCCCGACGAGTTCGTCTCGGCCGTGTCCTCCCGGCTGCCGCTCGAGGTCATCTGCAACATGATGGGCATCCCGGAGCGCTACCGCGCCGAGATCGCCGACCGCGTCAACCACGCCTCGGAGAACATCGGCGTCGAGCGGGGCCTGGCCTCGCGGCTGCGGATGCCCGGCCGCGGACTGCGGGCCCTGGCCAAGATGCAGCGGATGGTCGCGGGCATCGGGCGGGAGCGGCGCAAGAACCCCACCGACGACCTGATCTCCGCCCTGGTCACAGCGGACGTGGACGGGCAGGCGCTGAACGCCCGCCAGCTGGGGGCGTTCTTCTCGCTGCTGATGGTGGCCGGGGTGGAGACCACGCGCAACGCGATCACCCACGGGCTGACGCTGCTGACCGATCACCCCGACCAACGCGACTTGCTGCTCGGGGACTTCGAGGCGTACGCGGACGGCGCGGTGGACGAGATGATCCGGCACTCGACGCCGATCATCCAGTTCCGCCGGACCGTGGCCGCCGAACACACCCTGGGCGGACACCTGTTCCGGCCCGGCGACAAGGTGGTGCTGTACTACGCGTCCGCCAACCGCGACGAGGCCGTCTTCCCCGACCCCGACGCCTTCGACATCACCCGCTCGCCCAATCCGCACCTGGGCTTCGGCGGCGGCGGCCCGCACTTCTGCCTGGGCGCGCACCTGGCCCGGGTGGAGATGAAGGCCCTGTTCCGCGAACTGCTGACCCGGCCGGTGGGGCTGCGTGCGGTGGGGCTGCCGGACCTGGCGGGCTCGAACTTCGACAACCGCGTCCGCTCGCTCCGCTTCGCCTTCGAACGCCCGTAG
- a CDS encoding low temperature requirement protein A, protein MTYVPMTSRSRDEGHRAATPLELFFDLCFVVAVAQAGRQLVHALAEDHVAAGITGYLFVFFGVWWAWMNFTWFASAYDVDDVPYRIATLVQIAGVLVYSAGIPRAFNDNDWTVSVLGYVVMRLALTAQWLRAAAGERGPARRTALTYAIGLVILQAGWVALLAVPEHSRRWLFLVLVMMELLVPVLAERSYQTQWHPHHIAERYGLFTIIVLGETIAASTVAVQSAIDEHEALGELLPIAAGGLLLVFAAWWIYFAVPAHDRLQSNRQAIPWGYGHFVIFASAAAIGAGIEVAIEHAVGKAHISTLAANLSVCIPAALFFAFVWLLHSRHFKRGTAQQLVLPVSALMILACAWTGAQAVLWAGLVAAATVAVGVTLVHRERSGA, encoded by the coding sequence ATGACGTACGTACCGATGACCTCCCGCAGCCGGGACGAGGGCCACCGGGCCGCTACCCCGCTGGAGCTGTTCTTCGACCTCTGCTTCGTGGTCGCGGTGGCGCAGGCCGGCCGGCAGCTGGTCCACGCACTCGCCGAGGACCACGTCGCCGCCGGCATCACCGGCTATCTCTTCGTGTTCTTCGGCGTGTGGTGGGCCTGGATGAACTTCACCTGGTTCGCCTCCGCCTACGACGTCGACGACGTGCCGTACCGGATCGCGACCCTGGTGCAGATCGCCGGCGTGCTCGTCTACTCGGCCGGGATCCCTCGCGCCTTCAACGACAACGACTGGACCGTCTCCGTCCTCGGCTACGTGGTGATGCGTCTCGCGCTCACCGCGCAGTGGCTGCGCGCCGCCGCCGGGGAGCGGGGCCCGGCCCGGCGCACCGCCCTCACGTACGCGATCGGGCTGGTGATCCTCCAGGCGGGCTGGGTGGCGCTGCTCGCGGTCCCCGAGCACTCCCGCAGATGGCTCTTCCTGGTGCTCGTGATGATGGAACTGCTCGTTCCGGTCCTGGCCGAGCGCAGCTACCAGACCCAGTGGCATCCGCACCACATCGCCGAGCGGTACGGCCTGTTCACCATCATCGTGCTCGGCGAGACCATCGCCGCCAGCACGGTCGCGGTCCAGTCGGCGATCGACGAGCACGAGGCGCTGGGCGAGCTGCTGCCGATCGCGGCGGGCGGGCTGCTGCTGGTCTTCGCCGCCTGGTGGATCTACTTCGCCGTCCCCGCGCACGACCGGCTGCAGAGCAACCGCCAGGCCATCCCCTGGGGATACGGGCACTTCGTCATCTTCGCGTCGGCCGCGGCCATCGGGGCCGGCATCGAGGTGGCGATCGAGCACGCGGTCGGCAAGGCCCACATCTCGACGCTCGCCGCCAACCTCTCGGTGTGCATCCCGGCGGCCCTGTTCTTCGCCTTCGTCTGGCTGCTGCACTCCCGCCACTTCAAACGCGGTACGGCCCAGCAACTGGTGCTGCCCGTCTCGGCGCTGATGATCCTCGCGTGTGCGTGGACCGGCGCGCAGGCGGTGCTGTGGGCCGGGCTGGTCGCCGCGGCCACCGTCGCGGTGGGCGTGACCTTGGTGCACCGCGAGCGTTCTGGTGCGTGA
- the mscL gene encoding large conductance mechanosensitive channel protein MscL — translation MSEKKESVLAGFKAFLMRGNVVDLAVAVVIGAAFTNIVNSVVKGIISPLVGAVGTKSLDGYTSCLKGPCGIDAKGDAIGVNILWGSVLNAALTFLITAAVVYFLMVLPMSKYLAKIEQRRRAREGVQETMEITELVVLKEIRDELIAQRSLNGHGGQRGQDGQGGYGGQSGQYGQYGHPGSGY, via the coding sequence GTGAGCGAGAAGAAGGAGAGCGTCCTGGCAGGCTTCAAGGCCTTCCTGATGCGCGGCAACGTGGTCGACCTGGCGGTGGCGGTCGTCATCGGCGCCGCGTTCACGAACATCGTGAACTCGGTGGTGAAGGGGATCATCAGCCCGCTGGTGGGCGCCGTCGGCACGAAGAGCCTGGACGGCTACACGTCCTGCCTGAAAGGCCCCTGCGGCATCGACGCGAAGGGGGACGCCATCGGCGTCAACATCCTCTGGGGATCGGTGCTGAACGCCGCGCTGACCTTCCTGATCACGGCCGCCGTCGTCTACTTCCTGATGGTGCTGCCGATGTCGAAGTACCTCGCCAAGATCGAGCAGCGCCGTCGGGCCAGGGAGGGTGTCCAGGAGACCATGGAGATCACCGAGCTGGTGGTCCTCAAGGAGATCCGGGACGAGCTGATCGCCCAGCGCAGCCTGAACGGCCACGGGGGCCAGCGCGGTCAGGACGGTCAGGGCGGGTACGGCGGCCAGAGCGGCCAGTACGGCCAGTACGGCCACCCGGGCTCGGGGTACTAG
- a CDS encoding carboxymuconolactone decarboxylase family protein, with translation MPRISLTPPRTLLMRIGAWYSRRKYGKVLDPGQAYGHNSRVLFTYVRLEQQAAKWHALDAGLKHLAVMAAAARINCSWCMDFGYWEGLERGLPARKIEQVPRWREERGTYTELELLVMEYAEAMTETEPTVTDELAAELIARLGEAAFVELTAMVALENWRSRVNRAFGLTSQGFSEACEIPPRP, from the coding sequence ATGCCGCGCATCTCGCTCACCCCGCCCCGCACCCTCCTCATGCGCATCGGCGCGTGGTACTCGCGCCGCAAGTACGGCAAGGTGCTCGACCCCGGCCAGGCGTACGGACACAACTCGCGCGTGCTGTTCACGTACGTACGCCTCGAGCAGCAGGCGGCGAAGTGGCACGCCCTCGACGCCGGGCTCAAGCACCTCGCGGTGATGGCGGCGGCGGCCCGGATCAACTGCTCGTGGTGCATGGACTTCGGCTACTGGGAGGGGTTGGAGCGGGGACTGCCGGCGCGCAAGATCGAGCAGGTGCCGCGGTGGCGGGAGGAGCGCGGGACGTACACGGAGCTGGAGCTGCTGGTCATGGAGTACGCCGAGGCGATGACCGAGACCGAGCCGACGGTCACGGACGAGCTGGCCGCGGAGCTGATCGCGCGCCTGGGCGAGGCGGCGTTCGTCGAACTCACCGCGATGGTCGCCCTGGAGAACTGGCGCTCGCGGGTCAACCGGGCCTTCGGCCTGACCAGCCAGGGCTTCTCGGAGGCCTGCGAGATCCCGCCCCGGCCGTGA
- a CDS encoding S-methyl-5'-thioadenosine phosphorylase yields MANAEIGVIGGSGFYSFLEDVSEVEVDTPYGPPSDSLFFGELAGRQIAFLPRHGRSHKVPPHKINYRANLWALRSAGVRQVLGPCAVGGLRPEYGPGTLLVPDQLVDRTKSRAQTFFDGEPLPDGTVPNVVHTTFADPYCPVGRSVALAAARGRAWEAVDGGTMVVIEGPRFSTRAESKWHAAMGWSVVGMTGHPEAVLARELGLCYTSMALVTDLDAGAETGEGVSHTEVLKVFGENVGRLREVLFDAVAALPPTESRACLCTHAHDGWDLGIELP; encoded by the coding sequence ATGGCTAACGCAGAGATCGGTGTCATCGGCGGTTCGGGCTTCTACTCCTTCCTGGAGGACGTCTCCGAGGTCGAGGTGGACACCCCGTACGGGCCCCCGAGCGACTCCCTCTTCTTCGGCGAGCTGGCCGGGCGGCAGATCGCCTTCCTCCCGCGCCACGGCCGCAGCCACAAGGTCCCGCCCCACAAGATCAACTACCGGGCCAACCTGTGGGCGCTGCGTTCGGCGGGCGTGCGCCAGGTGCTCGGCCCGTGCGCGGTCGGCGGGCTGCGCCCCGAGTACGGTCCGGGCACGCTGCTCGTCCCCGACCAGCTGGTCGACCGTACGAAGTCCCGGGCGCAGACCTTCTTCGACGGCGAGCCGCTGCCCGACGGCACGGTGCCGAACGTCGTGCACACCACGTTCGCCGACCCGTACTGCCCGGTGGGCCGCTCGGTGGCGCTGGCGGCGGCGCGGGGCCGGGCGTGGGAGGCGGTGGACGGCGGCACGATGGTCGTGATCGAGGGCCCGCGGTTCTCGACCCGCGCCGAGTCGAAGTGGCATGCGGCGATGGGCTGGTCGGTCGTCGGCATGACGGGCCACCCGGAGGCGGTCCTCGCGCGCGAGCTGGGGCTCTGCTACACGTCGATGGCGCTGGTCACCGACCTGGACGCGGGCGCGGAGACGGGTGAGGGCGTGTCCCACACGGAGGTCCTGAAGGTCTTCGGCGAGAACGTCGGCCGCCTGCGCGAGGTCCTCTTCGACGCGGTGGCGGCGCTCCCGCCGACGGAGTCCCGCGCCTGCCTGTGCACCCACGCGCACGACGGCTGGGACCTGGGCATCGAACTCCCCTGA